Proteins from a genomic interval of Papaver somniferum cultivar HN1 chromosome 4, ASM357369v1, whole genome shotgun sequence:
- the LOC113274744 gene encoding uncharacterized protein LOC113274744, whose protein sequence is MEFPQDSSKLRTLSTSISRNLSSSSSAFVSANQSPFFSPRSPSYQGSESVRSDIPFSSNTSIVSADTPNSSTAITKLEPLPGGGVSSKSISSTIGVSIEEDFQQPSLLDHVSSSIARCNSNSSSYIQNDGLSRNKEKHRKWGRNQGRFSFVQTSTPALSSNRQRSFDVYIGMHGHKPSLLRFTKWLRSELEVQGVSCFSADRARCKSSRSSSTVERAMNTSTFGVVILSRKSFGNHYSIMEITNFLGKKNLVPIFFDLGPGDCLARDIIEKRGEVWENHGGELWMLYEGSEMEWREAVNGISRVDEWKLEAQDGNWRDCILKTVILLATRLGRRSVVDRVNIWKEKVDREEFSYPRNENFIGRKKELSELELILFGDFSGDAERDFFELKTRHRRKNLLISRFEGIKIEERVLDRQKEIISGKGKEPITWKESEKEIEMQSTSSPQTHTRNGGKHRRRRKPTKIVYGKGVACVTGDSGIGKTELLLEFAYRYAQRYKMVLWVGGETRYIRQNYLNLSPFLDVDVGIENRWLEKRKNKSFEEQEASAVHKLRKELMRDIPFLIIIDNLESEKDWWDGKTIMDLLPRFGGETHIIISTRLPRIMNLEPLKLSYLSGVEAMTLMKGIKDYSLTEIDALKVIEEKLGRLTLGLGIVGAILNELPINPTRLLDTINRMPLRDLKLSRREGSTLSQQAFLVQLLEVCFSIFDHADGPSSLATRMVQVCGFFGPSSVPVSLLALAANKIPEKLQKAHLWKKCLYAVTCGFKGSHTKRSESEASSMLLRFGIGRSGSNEDCIHFHEIVKLYSRKREIPGVSYAMVEAISNRGFIPQDLEHLWAASFLLFGFGTNQAVIQLKVQDLIPCVKKVILPLAVRTFMTYSRCNASLELLRLCTDALEAAEETLVSRVEKWLDKPFCWRSVQSTAQMNPLLWQELALMRATIIETRAKLMLKGGQYDLGDDLIRKSLFIRTSICGEDHPDTVATRETLSKLMRHMTSNEVT, encoded by the coding sequence ATGGAGTTTCCGCAAGACAGTTCCAAGCTCAGAACATTGTCTACCTCAATATCAAGAAATCTCTCATCTTCGTCCTCTGCATTCGTGTCTGCCAATCAATCCCCATTCTTCTCTCCTAGATCTCCAAGTTATCAAGGATCAGAATCAGTTAGGTCTGACATTCCATTTTCTTCCAACACTTCGATCGTAAGTGCTGACACTCCTAATTCCAGCACTGCAATTACAAAGCTAGAACCTTTACCTGGTGGTGGAGTTTCTTCCAAGAGTATTTCATCTACTATAGGTGTATCTATTGAGGAAGATTTCCAGCAACCGTCACTTCTTGACCATGTTTCTTCCTCCATTGCGAGATGCAATAGCAATTCATCCAGTTACATCCAAAACGATGGTCTATCAAGgaataaagaaaaacacagaaaaTGGGGGAGAAACCAGGGCAGGTTCTCATTTGTGCAGACTTCAACACCTGCTCTCTCATCTAATAGGCAGAGGAGTTTTGACGTATACATAGGAATGCATGGACATAAGCCTTCTTTACTGAGGTTCACCAAGTGGTTACGTTCAGAGCTGGAGGTGCAAGGGGTCAGTTGTTTCTCAGCTGATAGAGCTCGGTGTAAGAGTTCTCGGAGCTCTAGTACTGTTGAGAGAGCAATGAACACTTCCACTTTCGGGGTGGTGATTCTCTCTAGGAAGTCTTTTGGGAATCATTACAGCATTATGGAGATAACAAATTTTCTGGGTAAAAAGAATTTGGttccaatattctttgatttgggTCCCGGAGATTGCCTCGCCAGAGATATAATTGAGAAAAGAGGAGAAGTGTGGGAGAACCATGGGGGCGAACTATGGATGTTGTATGAAGGTTCAGAGATGGAGTGGAGGGAAGCGGTAAATGGCATTTCTCGTGTGGATGAGTGGAAATTGGAGGCTCAAGATGGTAACTGGAGGGATTGTATATTGAAGACCGTTATTCTTTTGGCAACAAGATTAGGAAGGAGAAGTGTAGTCGACAGGGTCAATATTTGGAAGGAGAAGGTCGATAGAGAAGAGTTTTCTTATCCAAGAAATGAAAATTTCATCGGAAGGAAAAAAGAGCTCAGTGAACTAGAACTCATTTTGTTTGGTGATTTTAGTGGGGATGCAGAAAGAGATTTTTTTGAACTCAAGACTAGACATCGGCGGAAAAACTTGCTGATTAGTCGGTTCGAGGGCATCAAGATAGAAGAACGAGTGCTGGACCGACAAAAAGAAATAATTAGTGGCAAAGGGAAAGAACCAATAACCTGGAAGGAATCTGAGAAGGAAATTGAGATGCAAAGTACGAGTAGTCCTCAAACACACACAAGAAATGGCGGAAAGCACAGGAGGAGAAGAAAACCTACAAAGATAGTGTATGGTAAAGGTGTTGCTTGTGTTACTGGCGACTCTGGAATTGGCAAGACAGAGCTTCTTTTAGAATTTGCTTACAGGTATGCTCAGAGATACAAGATGGTGTTGTGGGTAGGAGGAGAAACCAGGTATATTCGTCAAAACTATTTGAATCTCTCGCCATTTTTAGATGTTGATGTGGGAATCGAGAACCGATGGCTAGAAAAGCGGAAAAACAAAAGCTTCGAGGAGCAGGAAGCTTCTGCCGTTCACAAATTGAGAAAGGAGCTCATGCGGGATATTCCATTTTTGATTATAATCGATAACTTGGAGAGTGAGAAAGATTGGTGGGATGGGAAAACTATAATGGACCTTTTACCCCGATTTGGTGGGGAAACCCATATTATAATCTCAACCCGTCTTCCTAGAATCATGAACTTGGAACCACTGAAACTGTCTTACTTATCTGGAGTTGAAGCCATGACGCTGATGAAGGGAATCAAAGACTATTCATTGACAGAAATCGATGCACTCAAGGTTATTGAGGAGAAACTTGGCAGGCTTACATTGGGTCTTGGTATTGTAGGTGCCATTCTCAACGAGCTTCCTATAAATCCAACCAGACTTCTTGACACAATTAACAGAATGCCTTTACGGGACCTGAAATTGAGTCGTAGAGAGGGTTCTACATTGAGTCAACAGGCTTTCCTCGTACAACTTTTAGAGGTTTGCTTCTCGATATTTGATCATGCAGATGGACCAAGCAGTTTGGCTACTAGGATGGTTCAGGTATGTGGATTTTTTGGTCCTTCATCAGTTCCAGTTTCTCTACTTGCGTTGGCAGCGAATAAAATTCCAGAGAAGCTCCAAAAGGCCCATTTATGGAAGAAGTGCTTGTATGCTGTAACCTGTGGTTTCAAGGGATCACATACAAAACGATCGGAATCAGAAGCTTCTTCCATGTTGCTCAGGTTTGGTATTGGGAGAAGCGGCAGTAATGAAGATTGTATCCATTTCCATGAAATTGTCAAGCTTTATTCTCGAAAGAGGGAGATCCCTGGAGTCTCTTACGCCATGGTGGAAGCAATTAGCAACCGCGGGTTTATTCCCCAGGATTTGGAGCATTTGTGGGCAGCTTCTTTCTTATTATTTGGGTTCGGTACCAATCAGGCTGTCATTCAGTTGAAGGTTCAAGACTTGATACCGTGTGTTAAGAAAGTCATTCTGCCTCTTGCAGTTCGAACCTTCATGACATACTCCAGGTGTAATGCGTCCCTTGAACTCCTTCGGCTCTGCACTGATGCATTAGAAGCTGCTGAAGAAACCTTGGTTTCAAGGGTTGAAAAGTGGTTGGATAAACCCTTTTGTTGGAGATCAGTCCAAAGTACGGCTCAAATGAATCCGTTACTTTGGCAGGAACTAGCTCTAATGAGAGCTACTATTATAGAAACAAGAGCTAAGTTAATGCTAAAAGGAGGTCAGTATGATTTAGGAGACGATCTAATTCGCAAATCTTTATTTATAAGAACTTCAATTTGTGGCGAAGATCATCCTGATACAGTTGCAACTAGGGAAACTTTAAGCAAACTCATGAGACATATGACAAGTAATGAGGTTACTTAA